Proteins from a single region of Hydra vulgaris chromosome 12, alternate assembly HydraT2T_AEP:
- the LOC136088555 gene encoding uncharacterized protein LOC136088555 → MIAAEAVKSRINFSEEYLVFVSKQKQLLNLQTEILNFNNQIQEINDVILLAAVNNSDNLENFQSLYSKEIELLNSEKAKKKSSILQLCNCIPKLVHDEGYSGTNMHQFAIEISKKNINDLMKFYRLNWPEASVTPQLHMLEHHAIPFMQKWGAGFGFYGEQGGESIHMEFNKLKTIYQSIPCPTLKSILKSHYRKTNPENMQLKPCVKKRKKIC, encoded by the exons ATGATTGCTGCAGAAGCAGTCAAAAGCAGAATTAACTTTTCAGAAGAATATCTAGTTTttgtatcaaaacaaaaacaattgttaaatcttCAAACTGAAATTCTTAACTTTAATAATCAAATCCAAGAAATCAATGATGTCATTTTGTTAGCTGCTGTTAACAATTCagataatttagaaaattttcaaTCTCTCTACTCTAAAGAAATTGAGTTACTTAATAGTGAAAAAGCGAAAAAG AAATCTTCAATACTTCAGCTATGCAACTGTATCCCGAAGCTTGTTCACGATGAAGGATATTCAGGAACAAACATGCATCAGTTTGCAATTGAAATTAGCA aaaaaaatataaacgacTTGATGAAATTTTATCGCTTAAATTGGCCAGAGGCTTCAGTGACACCTCAGCTGCATATGTTGGAACATCATGCTATTCCGTTTATGCAAAAATGGGGAGCAGGATTTGGGTTTTATGGAGAACAAGGTGGAGAATCAATTCACATGGAGTTTAACAAACTCAAAACTATTTATCAATCAATTCCTTGCCCAACATTAAAAAGTATTCTAAAATCTCATTACCGAAAGACAAACCCAGAGAATATGCAACTTAAGCCATGTgtgaaaaaaaggaaaaaaatatgttaa